The following are encoded in a window of Castanea sativa cultivar Marrone di Chiusa Pesio chromosome 9, ASM4071231v1 genomic DNA:
- the LOC142608753 gene encoding uncharacterized protein LOC142608753 yields MGLRIAQALRAKNTLLRSYSQLVIGQVKGDFEAKETRMQKYLKLMNQLVRKFDRVEFAQVPRDQNAKVDEVARSASIDDHTKVVDWRLEEENSPSIEEFQTFPVHTYAGWMSLILSYLKDGRLPLNPDEAKKIKKRATQFTVLNDELYKRGFS; encoded by the coding sequence ATGGGACTGAGGATAGCCCAAGCACTTAGAGCTAAAAACACCTTGCTAAGAAGTTATTCACAGCTCGTCATAGGGCAAGTCAAGGGAGATTTCGAAGCAAAGGAGACAAGAATGCAGAAATACCTCAAGTTAATGAACCAATTGGTAAGAAAGTTTGATCGGGTAGAATTTGCTCAAGTCCCACGAGATCAGAATGCAAAAGTTGATGAAGTGGCTAGGAGTGCGTCAATAGATGATCACACAAAGGTGGTCGATTGGAGATTGGAAGAAGAGAACTCTCCCAGCATCGAAGAATTTCAGACCTTCCCAGTGCACACCTATGCAGGATGGATGAGCCTCATCCTATCCTATCTTAAGGATGGACGATTACCATTGAATCCTGATGAagccaaaaagatcaagaaacGGGCAACTCAGTTCACGGTGCTAAATGATGAGCTTTACAAAAGAGGCTTCTCATAG